A genomic window from Vagococcus entomophilus includes:
- a CDS encoding DNA-3-methyladenine glycosylase I encodes MMREEAKNRCSWATKELEIAYHDNVWGVPKHDEEALFAFLILEGMQAGLSWYTILKKWDDFYVAFDSFDPNVIQHYDDEKIHHLMQNPGIIRNRLKINATIKNAQAFLAVQKEYGSFDAYIWHFTSQKTIHNKWKTKEEVPSSSPLSEKISKDMKKRGFNFVGPTIIYSYLQAIGVLDDHLSTCFKSM; translated from the coding sequence ATGATGAGAGAAGAAGCTAAAAATCGCTGCTCTTGGGCAACAAAAGAGTTGGAGATTGCGTATCACGATAACGTCTGGGGTGTCCCAAAACACGACGAAGAGGCCTTGTTTGCTTTTTTAATTTTAGAAGGAATGCAAGCAGGACTAAGCTGGTATACTATCCTCAAAAAATGGGATGATTTTTATGTTGCTTTTGACTCCTTTGACCCTAACGTTATCCAGCATTATGACGACGAAAAAATACATCACCTTATGCAAAATCCAGGAATTATTCGAAATCGTTTAAAAATCAATGCGACCATCAAAAATGCCCAAGCCTTCTTAGCTGTTCAAAAAGAATATGGCTCTTTTGATGCCTATATTTGGCACTTTACAAGTCAAAAAACGATTCACAACAAATGGAAAACAAAAGAGGAAGTACCCTCTAGTAGTCCGCTATCTGAAAAGATTAGTAAAGATATGAAAAAACGGGGCTTTAACTTTGTTGGACCAACCATTATCTATTCTTACTTACAGGCAATTGGCGTCCTTGATGATCATTTAAGCACCTGTTTCAAGTCTATGTAA
- a CDS encoding ribonuclease HI family protein → MLKIYTDASTKGNPGPSGAGIILLGDGLYEQLHFPLPILTNHEAEFEAVILALDYVNKRDLPKQTVFLFTDSKIVAQTIEKEYSKQACFNTYLEKIHSLTKNYELFLCKWIPESQNKGADHLARQGLNKARKELNDERRS, encoded by the coding sequence ATGTTAAAAATTTATACTGATGCTTCGACTAAAGGAAATCCAGGACCCAGTGGCGCAGGCATAATCCTATTAGGCGATGGCCTTTACGAACAGCTCCATTTCCCACTACCTATTTTAACCAATCACGAAGCTGAGTTTGAAGCCGTAATTCTGGCACTCGACTATGTAAATAAGAGGGATTTACCAAAGCAAACTGTTTTTTTATTTACAGATAGTAAAATTGTTGCTCAAACAATCGAAAAAGAGTATAGCAAACAAGCGTGTTTTAATACCTATTTAGAAAAAATTCACTCACTGACAAAGAACTATGAATTGTTTTTGTGCAAATGGATCCCTGAAAGCCAAAATAAAGGAGCAGACCACTTAGCTAGACAAGGTCTGAATAAAGCCAGAAAGGAATTAAATGATGAGAGAAGAAGCTAA
- a CDS encoding EbsA family protein has translation MGNKKNKSIYKYQPELYLSIIFWSLTFGILFIGIVGLFEETALNLFSVVMFVLFLFVFWLGNTRRLVVTQEQIKQHAILKRNCKVNMLSDFETLSIGRKGVTLTHKNGETFSYLMKDKTKELFVQKLKKNPLFSAKIVGFKQE, from the coding sequence GTGGGAAACAAAAAAAACAAGTCAATCTATAAATATCAACCAGAGTTGTATTTAAGTATCATCTTTTGGTCGTTAACGTTTGGGATTCTTTTTATTGGGATTGTCGGTTTATTCGAAGAAACTGCACTCAACCTATTTAGTGTTGTGATGTTTGTCTTATTTTTATTTGTTTTTTGGTTAGGCAACACAAGACGCTTGGTTGTGACACAGGAGCAGATCAAACAGCATGCAATTTTAAAGCGGAATTGTAAAGTTAACATGCTATCGGATTTTGAAACATTGAGTATTGGCCGAAAAGGCGTGACCTTAACCCACAAAAATGGAGAAACATTCAGCTATTTAATGAAAGATAAGACCAAAGAATTATTTGTTCAAAAACTGAAAAAAAATCCTCTTTTTTCAGCTAAAATTGTTGGATTCAAGCAAGAGTAA
- a CDS encoding cold-shock protein yields MEGKVKWFDTKKGYGFISYEEQEEIFVHFTSIEQEGFKNLNENDSVMFEISEGIRGLQASHVQVIKN; encoded by the coding sequence ATGGAAGGAAAAGTTAAATGGTTCGATACCAAAAAAGGGTATGGCTTTATTTCTTATGAAGAACAAGAAGAAATTTTTGTTCATTTTACTAGCATTGAACAAGAAGGTTTTAAAAATCTTAATGAAAACGATTCAGTCATGTTTGAAATTAGTGAAGGAATTCGTGGATTACAAGCATCCCACGTTCAGGTAATTAAAAATTAA
- a CDS encoding formate--tetrahydrofolate ligase: MKTDIEIAQESKMKTIQEVAETIELTENDLDVYGKYKAKINFSAMERSKSREDGKLILVTSINPTPAGEGKSTVTIGLGDALNALNKQTMIALREPSLGPVMGIKGGATGGGLAQVVPMEDINLHFTGDMHAITTANNALSALIDNHIQQGNQLDLDPRRILWKRVLDLNDRSLRQVIVGLGGPIQGTPREDGFDITVASEIMAILCLATSIEDLKLRLSQIMVGFTYDRKPVCVGDLKIEGALALLLKEALQPNLVQTLFHTPTFVHGGPFANIAHGCNSILATKTALKLADYVVTEAGFGADLGGEKFLDIKVPALDKAPDTVVIVATIRALKMHGGVSKDLLQEEDTVALEKGFSNLQKHIESMQRYQVPVVVAINEFVTDTESEKNLLVQLCENLGVKVARTNVWGLGADGGKELAQLVLKAIEENTNTFAPLYAEQTPLLEKVEAVVKQIYGGESVVLSTKAEKQLAQLKQYGWDLLPVCMAKTQYSLADDASLIGRPRNFSIHIREFIPKLGAGFIVALTSDVMTMPGLPKKPAALNMDVTNDGKAIGLF; the protein is encoded by the coding sequence ATGAAAACAGATATCGAAATTGCGCAAGAATCAAAAATGAAAACCATACAAGAGGTTGCAGAAACGATTGAACTGACTGAAAATGACTTGGACGTATACGGGAAATATAAAGCTAAAATTAATTTCTCAGCGATGGAGCGTTCTAAAAGCCGGGAAGATGGGAAATTAATTTTAGTCACTTCTATCAATCCAACTCCTGCTGGTGAAGGAAAATCAACGGTTACAATTGGATTAGGCGATGCCCTTAATGCTTTAAATAAGCAAACGATGATTGCGTTAAGAGAGCCTTCGTTAGGTCCAGTAATGGGCATTAAAGGTGGGGCAACAGGTGGTGGTTTGGCTCAGGTTGTTCCAATGGAAGATATTAACTTACATTTTACTGGAGACATGCATGCCATTACGACGGCAAATAATGCTTTGTCTGCGTTGATTGATAATCATATTCAACAAGGCAACCAGTTGGATTTGGATCCTCGAAGAATTTTATGGAAACGGGTCTTAGATTTAAATGATCGTTCGTTAAGACAAGTAATTGTTGGGTTAGGAGGCCCTATCCAAGGAACTCCACGAGAAGATGGGTTTGATATTACGGTGGCAAGCGAAATTATGGCGATTCTTTGTTTGGCAACAAGCATTGAAGATTTGAAGCTGAGATTATCTCAGATCATGGTTGGGTTTACCTATGATCGAAAACCGGTTTGTGTAGGTGATTTAAAGATTGAAGGGGCCCTTGCGCTACTTTTGAAAGAAGCACTGCAGCCAAATTTAGTTCAGACGCTGTTCCATACGCCAACGTTCGTCCATGGCGGACCGTTTGCGAATATCGCTCATGGCTGTAACAGTATTTTAGCGACCAAAACTGCGCTCAAACTAGCGGACTATGTTGTGACGGAAGCAGGGTTTGGGGCTGATTTAGGCGGAGAAAAATTCTTAGATATCAAGGTTCCCGCTTTGGATAAAGCTCCGGACACAGTCGTTATCGTGGCGACAATTCGCGCATTGAAAATGCATGGCGGTGTCTCTAAAGATTTATTGCAAGAAGAAGATACAGTTGCCTTAGAAAAAGGATTTTCAAATCTACAAAAGCATATAGAAAGCATGCAACGGTACCAGGTCCCAGTGGTCGTCGCTATTAATGAATTTGTCACAGATACAGAATCTGAAAAAAACTTACTGGTTCAATTGTGTGAGAATTTAGGAGTCAAGGTAGCAAGAACAAATGTCTGGGGGCTTGGAGCAGATGGCGGGAAAGAGCTGGCACAGTTGGTTCTAAAAGCAATTGAAGAGAATACCAACACGTTTGCCCCTTTATATGCAGAACAAACTCCTCTTTTAGAAAAAGTCGAAGCAGTAGTTAAACAGATTTACGGAGGAGAGAGTGTGGTACTTTCTACTAAAGCAGAAAAGCAGTTAGCCCAGTTGAAACAATACGGTTGGGACCTTTTACCGGTCTGCATGGCAAAAACGCAATATTCTTTAGCGGATGATGCAAGCTTGATTGGACGTCCAAGAAACTTTTCGATTCATATTCGTGAGTTTATTCCCAAACTAGGAGCTGGATTTATTGTCGCGTTGACCTCAGACGTGATGACGATGCCAGGGCTTCCGAAAAAACCAGCGGCTCTTAATATGGATGTAACAAACGACGGAAAAGCGATTGGACTGTTCTAA
- the lspA gene encoding signal peptidase II, translating to MIGYLVISLIIVILDQASKFWVVKNLDLGEQIFNQNGLISITHIRNNGAAWSILEGQMWFFTVITIVAVVVVLYLLYRNINQSKWLTVGLSLILGGALGNFIDRIRLGYVVDMIQIDFFRFPIFNLADTALSLGVVCILIYVLLDEKKNKQVMK from the coding sequence ATGATAGGGTATTTAGTGATTTCGCTGATTATTGTGATACTAGATCAAGCTTCTAAATTTTGGGTTGTTAAAAATTTGGACTTGGGTGAGCAAATTTTCAACCAAAATGGATTGATTTCTATTACACATATTCGAAATAATGGTGCTGCTTGGAGTATACTTGAGGGACAGATGTGGTTCTTTACGGTGATCACCATTGTAGCCGTTGTGGTCGTGCTTTATTTATTATATAGAAACATAAACCAGAGCAAGTGGCTAACGGTAGGTTTGTCGCTAATTTTAGGTGGTGCACTTGGGAATTTTATTGATCGTATTCGTTTAGGGTATGTAGTAGATATGATTCAAATCGATTTTTTTAGATTTCCGATTTTTAATTTGGCGGATACAGCCCTTTCGCTCGGAGTAGTTTGTATTTTAATTTATGTATTACTAGATGAAAAAAAGAATAAACAGGTGATGAAATGA
- a CDS encoding RluA family pseudouridine synthase: MTEQIKFTATTILGRADKVIAETYREYTRSQVQQWLKAGFVRANEDVIKANYKVKSGDVLQVTIPKPEPLDLVAQDIPLPIVFEDEELVVVNKPQGMVVHPSAGHPNGTMVNALLYHVKQLSGINDVIRPGIVHRIDKDTSGLLMVAKNDQAHIALAQQLKDKTSMRKYVALVHGEIPHEKGTIDAPIGRSKTNRKMQAVIENGKAAVTHFQVLQRFKEYTLIECQLETGRTHQIRVHMRYIGYPLAGDPLYGPKKTLAGNGQFLHAKVLGFKHPTTNEWLIFEVPLPELFQKTLKNLEEKD, translated from the coding sequence ATGACAGAACAAATCAAGTTTACAGCAACAACTATCTTAGGTAGAGCAGATAAGGTGATAGCTGAAACCTATAGGGAGTATACTCGTTCACAAGTTCAGCAGTGGTTAAAAGCTGGCTTTGTTCGAGCAAATGAGGACGTGATTAAGGCCAATTACAAAGTAAAAAGTGGAGATGTACTCCAAGTAACGATCCCTAAGCCAGAACCCCTAGACCTAGTTGCGCAAGATATTCCGTTGCCGATAGTCTTTGAAGATGAAGAGTTGGTGGTGGTGAATAAACCTCAAGGGATGGTTGTCCACCCCTCTGCAGGACATCCAAATGGGACGATGGTCAATGCATTGTTGTATCATGTGAAACAATTATCTGGGATTAACGATGTGATTCGCCCAGGAATCGTCCATCGAATCGACAAAGATACTTCTGGGTTACTCATGGTTGCTAAAAATGATCAGGCTCATATTGCGCTTGCACAGCAATTGAAAGATAAGACATCTATGCGTAAATATGTTGCGCTTGTACATGGCGAAATTCCGCATGAAAAAGGGACAATAGATGCTCCGATTGGACGTTCGAAAACAAATCGAAAAATGCAGGCAGTAATTGAAAATGGGAAAGCTGCGGTAACTCATTTTCAAGTTTTGCAACGCTTTAAAGAGTACACCCTTATCGAATGTCAGCTTGAAACAGGGCGCACTCATCAGATAAGGGTCCATATGCGTTACATTGGGTATCCTTTGGCTGGGGATCCTTTGTACGGTCCTAAAAAAACTTTGGCAGGAAACGGTCAATTTTTACATGCGAAAGTGTTAGGATTTAAACATCCAACGACAAATGAATGGCTGATTTTTGAGGTTCCTCTTCCAGAACTCTTCCAAAAAACTTTAAAAAATTTAGAGGAAAAAGATTGA
- the pyrR gene encoding bifunctional pyr operon transcriptional regulator/uracil phosphoribosyltransferase PyrR, which yields MHEKEVVDAVTMKRALTRITYEIIERNKGIQDIVLVGIKTRGIYIAQRIAERLKQLEQIDVPVGELDITLYRDDLGEKASEATVNDSSIPTSIEGKQVILIDDVLYTGRTIRAALDAVMDFGRPEKISLAVLVDRGHRELPIRADFVGKNIPTSKEEEITVEMEEIDNIDRICILKN from the coding sequence ATGCATGAAAAAGAAGTGGTAGATGCGGTAACAATGAAACGAGCGCTTACAAGAATTACATACGAAATCATTGAAAGAAACAAAGGAATCCAAGATATCGTATTGGTTGGAATTAAAACTAGAGGTATTTATATTGCACAAAGAATTGCCGAACGCTTAAAGCAATTAGAACAAATCGATGTTCCAGTGGGAGAGCTAGATATCACACTTTACCGAGATGATTTGGGAGAAAAAGCGAGCGAAGCAACCGTTAATGACTCGTCAATTCCAACAAGTATTGAAGGCAAGCAAGTGATTTTGATTGATGATGTACTTTATACTGGGAGAACTATTCGTGCGGCACTCGATGCGGTGATGGATTTTGGGCGTCCTGAAAAAATTTCATTAGCTGTATTAGTAGATAGAGGGCACAGAGAACTACCTATTCGTGCAGATTTTGTTGGGAAAAACATTCCGACTTCTAAAGAAGAAGAAATTACGGTTGAAATGGAAGAAATTGATAACATTGATCGTATTTGTATTTTGAAAAATTAA
- a CDS encoding solute carrier family 23 protein — MEQEFRNEEVVLDIHDKPQPLQWLGLSLQHLFTMFGATVLVPILVGIDPGIALLSSGIGTLVHMAITKGKIPAYLGSSFAYITAMKLLNQSSGYEAIAQGAIATGLIYVIVSLLVKKFGANWIDKILPPVVVGPVIMVIGLGLAANTANQAMYDHNVYSPKFIVVALITLAVTLFFNMYLKGFLGLIPILLGIIVGYVVALAFGIVDVEPIKQAAWLSLPNFEVPYVNYHPTLHLGAILTMAPIAFVTMTEHLGHLMVLNKLTKRDFFKDPGLSRTIMGDGVAQMTAGLIGGPPVTTYGENIGVLAITRVHSVYVIGGAAVLAILLGFVGKITALIHSIPNPVIAGVSFILFGVIASSGLKIIVDNKIDFDKKRNLLIVSVILVVGIGGLTFNFGALALEGMALATIFGVLMNAILPQVAKSEE, encoded by the coding sequence ATGGAACAAGAATTTAGAAATGAAGAGGTTGTTTTAGATATACACGACAAACCACAGCCGTTACAGTGGTTAGGACTAAGTTTACAGCATTTATTTACAATGTTTGGTGCAACGGTTTTGGTTCCCATTTTAGTTGGAATCGATCCAGGAATTGCTCTCTTAAGTTCAGGGATCGGAACACTTGTGCATATGGCGATTACAAAAGGAAAAATTCCAGCTTATCTTGGAAGTAGTTTTGCTTATATTACAGCAATGAAATTATTGAATCAGTCTTCTGGATATGAAGCAATTGCACAAGGTGCCATTGCAACAGGACTTATTTATGTCATCGTCTCTTTATTAGTAAAGAAGTTTGGTGCGAACTGGATTGATAAAATTTTGCCTCCTGTTGTTGTAGGACCGGTCATCATGGTAATTGGTCTTGGGCTGGCAGCCAATACGGCAAATCAAGCGATGTATGATCACAACGTGTATAGCCCCAAATTTATAGTGGTCGCGCTAATTACACTTGCAGTAACACTATTCTTCAATATGTATCTAAAAGGATTTTTAGGACTTATCCCGATTTTATTGGGCATTATCGTAGGGTATGTGGTTGCACTTGCTTTTGGAATTGTTGATGTCGAACCCATCAAACAAGCAGCGTGGCTTTCTCTCCCAAATTTTGAAGTTCCTTATGTCAATTATCATCCGACTTTGCACCTTGGTGCAATTCTGACTATGGCGCCAATTGCGTTTGTGACCATGACGGAACATTTGGGGCACCTAATGGTTTTAAATAAATTAACAAAACGAGATTTTTTCAAAGATCCTGGACTTTCGCGAACGATTATGGGAGATGGGGTTGCTCAAATGACGGCTGGCTTAATTGGTGGACCTCCTGTTACGACTTATGGTGAAAATATTGGGGTGCTAGCCATTACCCGTGTGCATAGTGTCTATGTAATTGGTGGAGCAGCTGTGCTAGCAATTCTTCTAGGATTTGTTGGGAAAATTACTGCGCTCATTCATAGTATTCCTAATCCCGTGATTGCGGGTGTCAGTTTTATCCTGTTTGGAGTGATTGCTTCTAGTGGCTTAAAAATTATTGTAGACAACAAGATTGATTTTGACAAAAAACGTAACCTACTGATTGTGTCAGTGATTTTAGTTGTTGGAATCGGAGGGTTAACCTTCAACTTTGGAGCGCTCGCACTCGAGGGGATGGCACTTGCAACAATCTTTGGTGTCCTGATGAATGCAATACTACCCCAAGTTGCTAAAAGTGAAGAATAG
- a CDS encoding aspartate carbamoyltransferase catalytic subunit → MIITSEKISLKHLLTVEVLSNQEVLGLIKRAQEFKQGATWQPKKKQYFVANLFFENSTRTHKSFEVAEKKLGVDVIEFDASSSSVSKGESLYDTVLTMSAIGMDAVVIRHSDENYYHSLIDSKTIGCSIINGGDGSGQHPSQCLLDLLTIYEEFGRFEGLKVAIVGDIQHSRVAKSNMQLLKRLGAEIYFSGPKEWYEEKYEAFGHYLALDELVEIVDVMMMLRVQHERHDTKENFSKEEYHKTYGLTEERAKKMKETAIIMHPAPVNRDVELADRLVESKQSRIVEQMHNGVYMRMAIVEAILEGRV, encoded by the coding sequence ATGATCATTACATCTGAAAAAATCAGCTTAAAACATTTGCTGACGGTTGAAGTGTTAAGCAATCAAGAAGTGCTAGGTTTAATTAAACGAGCACAAGAGTTTAAACAAGGTGCAACCTGGCAGCCGAAGAAAAAACAATATTTTGTTGCAAACTTATTTTTTGAAAATAGTACGCGAACACATAAGAGTTTTGAAGTGGCAGAAAAGAAGTTAGGCGTTGATGTAATTGAGTTTGATGCCTCAAGTAGCTCAGTCAGTAAAGGTGAATCGCTTTATGATACAGTTCTGACAATGTCTGCAATTGGGATGGACGCTGTAGTCATTCGGCATAGTGATGAAAATTATTACCATTCGTTGATTGATAGTAAAACAATTGGGTGCTCTATTATCAACGGAGGAGATGGCAGCGGGCAACATCCTTCTCAGTGCTTGCTTGACCTATTAACGATTTATGAAGAGTTTGGACGATTTGAAGGTCTCAAAGTAGCAATTGTTGGAGACATTCAACATTCGCGTGTCGCAAAATCAAATATGCAGCTTTTAAAACGGTTAGGCGCAGAAATTTATTTCTCAGGTCCTAAAGAGTGGTATGAAGAAAAGTATGAAGCGTTCGGTCACTATCTAGCATTAGATGAACTTGTTGAAATAGTGGACGTCATGATGATGCTACGAGTACAGCATGAGCGACATGATACCAAAGAAAATTTTTCGAAAGAAGAGTATCACAAAACTTATGGTCTAACAGAAGAGCGAGCGAAAAAAATGAAAGAAACAGCAATTATTATGCATCCAGCTCCGGTTAATCGCGATGTTGAGCTGGCAGATCGCTTAGTTGAAAGTAAACAGTCTAGGATTGTTGAGCAGATGCATAATGGCGTATATATGCGGATGGCAATAGTAGAAGCCATCCTTGAAGGAAGGGTGTAA
- a CDS encoding dihydroorotase, protein MNKLIKNGKMVDKNNQLVDVDLWIKDQKINAVGRNFEQTGVHFDEVYDAQGGLITPGLVDVHVHFREPGFTHKETIETGSKAAARGGFTTVCAMPNLNPVPDTAEKLVKVQKIIERDACVKVLQYAPITEELRSETLVNYQALKDAGAFAFTNDGVGVQTAGTMYLAMKEAVALNMAIVAHTEDESLLFGGVMHKGKVSESLGLPGIMNATEASQIARDVILAEETGVHYHICHVSTEASVRVIRDAKKAGIHVTAEVCPHHLILTDEDIPGDIGNYKMNPPLRSSRDQAALIEGLLDGTIDCISTDHAPHSHEEKNQSMRKAAFGIVGSETAFSLMYTEFVEKGIFTLEQVVDWMTKKPAEVFNLEAGTLQIGANADIAIYDLNHSEPIDDRKFESKANNTPFIGKEVKGNTLMTFVNGQRVWSKEDSE, encoded by the coding sequence ATGAATAAACTAATAAAAAACGGGAAAATGGTTGATAAAAACAATCAATTGGTCGATGTAGATTTATGGATTAAAGATCAAAAAATCAACGCGGTGGGTAGGAATTTTGAACAAACCGGCGTTCATTTTGACGAAGTATACGATGCACAAGGAGGGTTAATTACACCTGGACTAGTTGATGTGCATGTTCATTTTAGAGAACCAGGTTTTACCCACAAAGAAACGATTGAGACTGGGAGTAAAGCAGCTGCTCGGGGTGGGTTTACAACTGTGTGTGCCATGCCCAATCTTAACCCTGTACCCGATACAGCAGAAAAGCTAGTGAAAGTGCAAAAAATTATTGAACGAGATGCATGTGTAAAAGTTTTGCAATATGCTCCTATAACTGAAGAACTTCGAAGCGAGACACTGGTTAATTATCAAGCACTAAAAGATGCAGGGGCATTTGCTTTTACCAATGATGGTGTTGGAGTTCAAACAGCGGGTACAATGTATCTAGCTATGAAAGAAGCGGTGGCACTAAATATGGCCATTGTCGCACATACAGAAGATGAATCCTTACTATTTGGTGGTGTTATGCATAAAGGAAAAGTTTCTGAAAGTCTGGGACTTCCTGGGATTATGAACGCGACAGAAGCTTCTCAGATTGCTAGAGATGTAATCCTGGCTGAAGAAACGGGCGTTCACTATCACATTTGCCATGTTTCGACAGAAGCCAGCGTTCGCGTTATTCGGGATGCAAAAAAGGCGGGAATCCATGTAACCGCAGAAGTTTGTCCGCACCATTTAATTTTAACTGATGAAGATATCCCAGGAGACATTGGCAATTACAAGATGAACCCACCACTTAGAAGCAGTCGTGATCAAGCTGCTTTGATTGAAGGATTATTGGATGGAACCATTGACTGTATTTCCACCGATCACGCTCCTCACAGTCATGAAGAAAAGAATCAATCGATGCGAAAAGCAGCCTTTGGCATTGTTGGAAGTGAAACAGCCTTCTCATTGATGTATACGGAGTTTGTTGAAAAAGGCATCTTTACGTTAGAACAAGTAGTGGATTGGATGACGAAAAAGCCAGCTGAAGTTTTCAATCTTGAAGCAGGAACACTTCAAATCGGGGCAAATGCAGATATTGCTATCTATGATTTGAACCATAGTGAACCGATTGATGACCGAAAATTTGAGTCAAAAGCAAATAATACCCCATTTATCGGCAAAGAAGTGAAAGGCAATACCTTGATGACTTTTGTCAATGGTCAAAGAGTTTGGAGCAAGGAGGACAGTGAATGA
- a CDS encoding carbamoyl phosphate synthase small subunit, whose protein sequence is MKRLLILEDGTVFEGIGFGADSSVTGEVVFTTSMTGYQETITDQSFNGQMITFTYPMVGNYGINRDDYESIAPTCKGVIVKEHARVASNWRNTMTLDEFLKRKGIPGISGIDTRMLTRKLRSVGTMRGSIIDVVQDVEHAFDQLKATVLPRDQVKQVSTTKPYPSPGIGRNVVVLDYGLKHSILRELSKRECNITVLPYNTDAQTILDLHPDGVMLTNGPGDPKDVPEAIETIQKIQGKVPIFGICLGHQLFALANGANTFKMKFGHRGLNHPVKEIATGKIDFTSQNHGYAVDERSIDPEKLFVTHIELNDGTVEGIRHRQFPAFTVQFHPDAAPGPHDALHLFDEFMELMDAWKEQV, encoded by the coding sequence ATGAAACGCTTATTAATATTAGAGGATGGAACTGTTTTTGAAGGAATTGGCTTTGGCGCTGACAGCAGCGTTACAGGTGAAGTTGTCTTTACTACAAGTATGACCGGGTATCAAGAAACGATTACGGATCAAAGTTTTAACGGTCAGATGATTACTTTCACGTATCCAATGGTTGGAAATTATGGCATTAATCGAGATGATTATGAGTCAATTGCACCTACTTGTAAAGGCGTAATTGTGAAAGAACATGCCCGCGTTGCCTCCAATTGGCGAAATACCATGACGCTCGATGAATTTTTAAAAAGAAAAGGAATTCCAGGAATATCCGGTATTGATACTAGGATGTTGACGAGAAAATTACGCTCAGTTGGAACCATGAGAGGGAGCATCATTGATGTTGTGCAAGATGTAGAACACGCCTTTGATCAATTGAAAGCCACGGTATTACCTCGTGATCAAGTGAAACAAGTTTCTACAACGAAGCCTTATCCAAGTCCTGGTATCGGTCGAAATGTCGTCGTTTTGGACTACGGATTAAAGCACAGTATTTTACGAGAGCTGAGCAAGCGCGAGTGTAATATTACGGTGCTGCCCTACAATACGGATGCACAAACAATCTTAGACTTGCATCCTGATGGGGTGATGTTAACCAATGGACCAGGAGATCCAAAAGATGTCCCAGAAGCCATTGAAACCATCCAAAAAATTCAAGGGAAAGTGCCAATTTTTGGTATTTGTTTGGGCCACCAACTATTTGCACTAGCAAATGGAGCCAATACATTCAAAATGAAATTTGGCCATCGTGGGTTAAACCATCCAGTCAAAGAAATTGCGACAGGAAAAATTGATTTTACGTCACAAAACCATGGATATGCGGTGGACGAGCGTTCCATTGATCCAGAAAAACTATTTGTGACACATATTGAACTAAATGATGGGACGGTTGAAGGGATTAGACACCGCCAATTTCCAGCTTTTACGGTTCAATTTCATCCGGATGCAGCACCCGGACCACATGATGCACTTCATCTCTTTGATGAATTTATGGAATTAATGGATGCATGGAAGGAGCAAGTTTAA